One window of Nocardia nova SH22a genomic DNA carries:
- a CDS encoding SDR family oxidoreductase yields the protein MSPHTRYPAIDLSGATVAITGGARGIGLATARSFAARGARVAIGDLDGDLAEQSAAEIGSRCWAFGLDVGSAESFAAFVADAESSGGPIDILVNNAGIMPLAGFLEESDQVSRTQIDVNLWGPIHGMRAVLPGMIERGRGHIVNLASLAGKTPTPGAAVYSATKHAVVGLSSAVREETAEQGISVSVILPSLVRTELGAGLAMPSMVTVSPETVADAIIDSVRTRRAATVVPRWLGSAVDIANVLPSGVQETARRKVGARGLAAAANTDPKRSDYLRRIAGQVNGE from the coding sequence ATGTCTCCTCACACCAGATATCCCGCCATCGACCTTTCGGGCGCCACGGTCGCCATCACCGGCGGCGCCCGCGGAATCGGGCTGGCCACCGCACGCTCCTTCGCCGCGCGCGGCGCGCGAGTGGCGATCGGCGACCTGGACGGCGATCTCGCTGAACAATCCGCAGCCGAGATCGGCTCCCGCTGTTGGGCTTTCGGCCTCGACGTGGGCTCGGCGGAATCGTTCGCCGCATTCGTCGCCGACGCCGAGAGCAGCGGCGGACCGATCGACATCCTCGTCAACAACGCCGGGATCATGCCGCTGGCAGGGTTCCTCGAAGAATCCGACCAGGTCAGCAGAACACAGATCGACGTGAACCTCTGGGGGCCCATTCACGGCATGCGTGCCGTGCTGCCCGGCATGATCGAACGAGGGCGCGGCCATATCGTCAACCTGGCCTCGCTGGCGGGAAAGACACCGACGCCGGGCGCGGCGGTCTACAGCGCCACCAAGCATGCCGTCGTCGGCCTGAGCTCCGCGGTCCGCGAGGAAACCGCGGAGCAGGGGATCAGTGTCAGCGTGATACTGCCGAGCCTGGTGCGCACCGAACTCGGTGCGGGACTTGCCATGCCCTCGATGGTCACCGTGTCGCCCGAAACCGTCGCGGACGCGATCATCGACAGCGTGCGCACCCGGCGCGCGGCGACCGTGGTGCCCCGCTGGCTCGGATCGGCGGTCGATATAGCGAATGTTCTTCCTTCCGGCGTGCAGGAGACGGCGCGGCGGAAAGTAGGCGCTCGCGGACTGGCCGCCGCGGCCAACACGGATCCGAAACGCTCGGATTATCTGCGCCGGATCGCGGGTCAGGTGAACGGCGAATGA
- a CDS encoding cytochrome P450, with amino-acid sequence MKTALPQLASDALADAALRVPVREQVLVTPPSGSGLRPVPGDPGPPLVGYSFNVFGDLLALQRRLFDRYGPVHWTSAFGTKLVIAVGPEATDEVLANRDKSFANIGWEPFLGPFFRRGIILLDFDEHRHHRRIMQQAFTRARLLGYLELINRAADRALDEWDTGVGFPMYSKAKQLTLDIATGSFVGAPLGGEADRLHRAFTDTVQGGLSIVRADIPGGRWHAGLRGRRVLEEYFRSQLPARRADPGTSLFGVLCQAEDETGAGFGDDDIVNHMIFLLMAAHDTTTTTVAMMAYHLAANPRWQRRARQESLALGKPAIDYDDLEHLPTLDLVMKETLRLSSPVGTLARETVCDTELLGHFIPAGTTVAVTLASSHRMEPWWNDPETFDPGRFSPERREDKDHRTKFAPFGAGVHKCIGMHFGGMEVKAILHQMLLRFAWTVPAGYRPRMGYLTGPYPADGLPIDLNRSTPRGSRL; translated from the coding sequence ATGAAGACAGCACTGCCCCAGCTCGCCTCGGATGCCCTTGCCGACGCGGCATTACGTGTGCCCGTCCGGGAACAGGTATTGGTCACACCGCCCTCCGGAAGCGGGCTGCGTCCCGTGCCCGGGGACCCGGGACCACCACTGGTCGGCTACTCCTTCAACGTCTTCGGCGACCTGCTCGCGCTGCAACGCCGCTTGTTCGACCGCTACGGACCGGTGCATTGGACCAGCGCGTTCGGCACGAAACTCGTGATCGCGGTCGGGCCGGAAGCGACCGACGAGGTATTGGCCAACCGCGACAAGTCCTTCGCCAACATCGGATGGGAACCGTTCCTGGGGCCGTTCTTCCGGCGCGGCATCATCCTGCTCGACTTCGACGAGCACAGACACCACCGGCGCATCATGCAGCAGGCGTTCACACGAGCCAGGCTGCTGGGCTACCTCGAACTGATCAACCGTGCCGCCGACCGCGCCCTCGACGAATGGGACACCGGCGTCGGCTTTCCCATGTACTCGAAGGCCAAGCAACTGACGTTGGATATCGCCACCGGCTCGTTCGTCGGGGCGCCGCTCGGCGGCGAGGCCGACCGGCTGCATCGCGCATTCACCGACACGGTGCAGGGCGGGCTGTCGATCGTCCGCGCCGACATCCCCGGTGGGAGATGGCATGCCGGACTGCGCGGACGGCGCGTGCTCGAAGAGTATTTCCGCTCGCAGTTGCCCGCTCGCCGCGCGGATCCGGGCACCTCGCTGTTCGGAGTTCTGTGCCAGGCCGAGGACGAGACCGGCGCCGGGTTCGGCGACGACGACATCGTCAACCACATGATCTTCCTGTTGATGGCCGCACACGACACCACCACGACCACGGTCGCGATGATGGCCTACCACCTCGCCGCGAACCCGCGGTGGCAACGCCGGGCCCGCCAGGAAAGCCTCGCACTGGGCAAACCCGCCATCGACTACGACGACCTCGAGCACCTGCCGACCCTGGATCTGGTGATGAAGGAAACCCTGCGGCTGTCCTCGCCGGTGGGCACGCTCGCGCGCGAAACCGTCTGCGATACCGAACTTCTCGGACACTTCATCCCCGCGGGAACCACGGTCGCCGTCACCTTGGCCTCCTCGCATCGGATGGAACCGTGGTGGAACGACCCCGAAACCTTCGACCCCGGCCGATTCTCGCCGGAACGTCGCGAAGACAAGGACCACCGCACCAAATTCGCGCCGTTCGGCGCGGGCGTTCACAAATGTATCGGCATGCACTTCGGTGGGATGGAGGTCAAGGCGATCCTCCATCAGATGCTGTTGCGGTTCGCCTGGACGGTTCCCGCTGGCTACCGCCCACGGATGGGATACCTCACCGGACCGTATCCGGCCGACGGGCTGCCGATCGACCTGAATCGCAGCACACCACGAGGGAGCCGGCTGTGA
- a CDS encoding oxygenase MpaB family protein, protein MPVEISPAATPRLGPDSLIWKFYGDVRVQLFGFQRLAATENAIAELAQAVSDHSIIFGDFLGRATRTARPVLETVYSDDPHRWGRTVRDFHTGIKGTMADGSRYHALNPELFYWAHATFIDQIIYCTDTFVRRLTVAEKERIFEEGKIWYRLYGVSARNQPGTYDEFRQYWDSMLARFTENTVVSYGTGYLRKGIPPLGPIPRPLWRVLSAPLNIYTGTMITGTLPPPLRRVCGLEWSQQQENTFQRNAAAIRALDPAFNRLPVRALYAPWAADGWERAGVDPRRVHRPQHSGSR, encoded by the coding sequence ATGCCGGTCGAGATTTCCCCCGCCGCCACCCCGCGGCTGGGTCCGGACTCGCTGATCTGGAAGTTTTACGGCGATGTCCGGGTCCAACTGTTCGGATTCCAACGTCTGGCCGCCACCGAGAACGCCATCGCCGAACTGGCACAAGCTGTTTCGGATCACTCGATCATCTTCGGCGACTTCCTCGGCCGTGCCACCCGAACCGCCCGGCCCGTGCTCGAAACCGTCTACAGTGACGATCCCCACCGCTGGGGCCGCACCGTGCGCGACTTCCACACCGGCATCAAGGGAACGATGGCCGACGGCAGTCGATACCACGCCCTGAACCCCGAGCTCTTCTATTGGGCACACGCGACCTTCATCGACCAAATCATCTACTGCACCGACACTTTCGTTCGTCGGCTGACTGTCGCCGAAAAGGAGCGGATTTTCGAAGAGGGCAAAATCTGGTACCGGCTCTATGGGGTGAGCGCCCGCAATCAACCCGGAACATACGACGAATTCCGGCAGTACTGGGACAGTATGCTCGCCCGTTTCACCGAGAACACAGTGGTGAGCTACGGAACCGGCTACCTCCGCAAGGGGATACCGCCGCTGGGACCGATACCCCGGCCGCTGTGGCGTGTGCTGTCCGCACCGCTGAACATCTACACCGGCACCATGATCACCGGCACGCTGCCGCCGCCACTACGGCGGGTGTGCGGACTCGAATGGTCCCAGCAACAGGAAAACACGTTCCAGCGCAACGCCGCGGCGATCCGAGCCCTCGATCCCGCATTCAACCGACTCCCCGTCCGGGCGCTCTACGCCCCATGGGCGGCCGACGGATGGGAACGCGCCGGAGTCGATCCGCGCCGTGTCCACCGTCCTCAGCACTCAGGATCTCGATGA
- a CDS encoding AMP-binding protein, whose translation MTTSRPSGIDTLRPLLTQAVDQTYFLTALVRSGLLRPTTPARFARSAAAVRRYGMLGGIVGVAAARFPDRVALCDELGNLSFADIDHRSDAVANGWRRRGLRPGDSVGILARNHRGFLDAVFAAAKCGARIVLLNTDFGAPQLREVLHRERVDLLVHDDEFGHLLDGPAPVHGRWRAWTDLPGPDTLDALIATCAPTPPPAPGAVPRIVLLTSGTTGTPKGAARREPRSLAPIGALLDRVPFRAGETTTLCPPMFHTLGFAHMMLAVALGSTLVVRRRFDPPAVLDILERSRSTALVVVPVMLARLLDSHDGGHRRPDLSAVRIVYVAGSQLGPRLAARAGRTLGPVVYNMYGSTEVAYATIATPDDLAAQPACVGRAVRGVRVRILDERGNRLPRGEVGRIFVGNPFPSEGYTGGGRKDIVSGLMSSGDVGHFDTAGRLFIDGRDDDMIVSGGENVFPGEVEDLLSAHPAIEEACCLGVPDEGYGQRLRAFVVPAADATVTADDIRDYVKDNLARFKVPRDVVFVDALPRNATGKVLERVLQGNISE comes from the coding sequence ATGACAACGAGCCGACCGTCCGGCATCGATACCCTCCGTCCGCTGCTCACCCAGGCCGTCGACCAGACGTACTTTCTGACGGCCCTTGTTCGCAGCGGCCTCCTGCGGCCGACGACTCCCGCACGATTCGCGCGCAGTGCGGCGGCCGTTCGCCGATACGGCATGCTCGGCGGCATCGTGGGTGTCGCCGCCGCACGATTCCCCGACCGAGTCGCACTGTGCGACGAACTCGGCAACCTGAGTTTCGCCGACATCGATCACCGCTCCGACGCGGTGGCCAACGGGTGGCGGCGACGGGGACTACGGCCGGGCGACAGCGTCGGCATCCTGGCCCGCAACCACCGCGGATTTCTCGACGCCGTCTTCGCGGCCGCCAAATGCGGTGCGCGGATCGTGTTGCTGAATACCGACTTCGGTGCACCGCAACTGCGGGAGGTCCTGCACCGGGAGCGGGTGGATCTGCTGGTGCACGACGACGAGTTCGGCCACCTCCTCGACGGCCCGGCGCCGGTGCACGGACGGTGGCGCGCATGGACCGACCTGCCGGGGCCCGACACGCTCGACGCGTTGATCGCCACCTGCGCACCCACACCACCGCCCGCGCCCGGTGCCGTGCCCCGCATCGTTCTGCTCACCAGCGGAACCACCGGAACGCCGAAAGGCGCGGCGCGCCGGGAACCGCGATCTCTCGCGCCCATCGGCGCATTGCTCGATCGTGTTCCGTTTCGTGCCGGTGAGACCACCACTCTGTGCCCGCCGATGTTCCACACGCTCGGTTTCGCACACATGATGCTGGCCGTGGCGCTGGGATCCACACTGGTCGTGCGTCGCCGTTTCGACCCGCCCGCTGTTCTCGACATCCTCGAGCGCAGCCGTTCCACCGCCCTGGTGGTCGTGCCCGTCATGCTGGCACGCCTCCTCGACAGTCACGATGGCGGTCACCGCCGCCCCGATCTGTCCGCCGTGCGAATCGTTTACGTCGCGGGATCGCAGCTCGGCCCTCGGCTGGCCGCACGAGCGGGCCGGACCCTCGGCCCGGTGGTCTACAACATGTACGGATCCACCGAAGTCGCCTACGCCACGATCGCGACGCCGGACGACCTTGCCGCGCAACCGGCCTGCGTCGGGCGCGCTGTGCGCGGAGTACGCGTCCGGATTCTCGACGAACGCGGAAATCGGCTGCCTCGGGGAGAGGTCGGCCGGATCTTCGTGGGAAACCCTTTTCCGTCCGAGGGATACACCGGGGGAGGGCGCAAGGACATCGTCTCCGGATTGATGTCGTCCGGCGATGTCGGCCATTTCGACACTGCGGGAAGGCTTTTCATCGACGGACGCGACGACGACATGATCGTATCGGGTGGCGAGAACGTCTTCCCCGGTGAAGTCGAGGACCTGCTGTCAGCGCACCCCGCGATCGAAGAGGCGTGCTGCCTGGGTGTGCCCGACGAGGGCTACGGACAGCGCCTTCGCGCATTCGTGGTCCCGGCCGCGGACGCCACGGTCACCGCCGACGAC